A genomic window from Triticum urartu cultivar G1812 chromosome 7, Tu2.1, whole genome shotgun sequence includes:
- the LOC125522424 gene encoding heme-binding-like protein At3g10130, chloroplastic isoform X1 gives MAFPCLPAVRPPPRAVRARGERPRGRRPALTVVAAGTRTSSGADARGSLVLALVSQALAASQRRAVDLVTEATKYALPSGRFEPRTLEEALMSVPDLETVPFRVLKREEEYEIRQVESYYVAETTMPGRTGFDFNGSSQSFNVLASYLFGKNTRSEQMEMTTPVFTRKEEVRGETMDMTTPVITKKSADENKWKMSFVMPSKYGPDLPQAKDPSVTIKEVPRKIVAVAAFPGLVTDDDISQRESRLRKSLQKDTQYQLKEDSVVEIAQYNPPFTLPFARRNEIALEVERLDRAS, from the exons ATGGCGTTCCCCTGCTTGCCCGCCGTGcggccgccgccgcgcgccgtccgAGCCCGAGGCGAGCGGCCCCGCGGCCGGCGGCCCGCGCTGACGGTCGTGGCCGCCGGAACCCGCACCAGCAGCGGCGCCGACGCCCGCGGGTCGCTGGTGCTGGCGCTCGTCTCGCAGGCCCTCGCCGCCTCACAGCGCCGCGCCGTCGACCTCGTCACCGAGGCCACCAAATACGCTCTCCCTTCCGGCCGCTTCGAGCCACGGACCCTCGAGGAGGCCCTCATGTCCG TTCCTGACCTCGAGACCGTCCCGTTCCGCGTCCTGAAGCGTGAGGAGGAGTACGAGATCAGACAAGTGGAG TCGTACTATGTCGCTGAGACAACGATGCCTGGAAGAACCGGGTTTGATTTCAACGGATCGTCTCAGTCGTTCAACGTGCTGGCGTCTTACTTATTCGGTAAG AACACAAGGTCCGAACAAATGGAAATGACAACCCCTGTTTTTACTCGGAAGGAGGAAGTTCGCGGTGAAACGATGGACATGACCACCCCAGTTATAACAAAGAAG TCAGCTGATGAAAATAAGTGGAAGATGTCTTTTGTGATGCCATCAAAATATGGCCCAGACTTGCCTCAGGCAAAAGACCCATCTGTGACTATCAAGGAGGTGCCCAGAAAAATTGTAGCGGTTGCGGCCTTTCCAG GTTTGGTTACAGATGATGACATAAGCCAGAGGGAATCCAGGTTGCGGAAATCTCTCCAGAAAGATACCCAGTATCAACTGAAAGAGGATTCAGTGGTGGAAATTGCACAG TATAATCCCCCTTTCACACTTCCTTTTGCAAGGCGTAATGAAATAGCACTAGAGGTTGAGCGACTGGATAGAGCATCCTGA
- the LOC125522424 gene encoding heme-binding-like protein At3g10130, chloroplastic isoform X2: MAFPCLPAVRPPPRAVRARGERPRGRRPALTVVAAGTRTSSGADARGSLVLALVSQALAASQRRAVDLVTEATKYALPSGRFEPRTLEEALMSVPDLETVPFRVLKREEEYEIRQVESYYVAETTMPGRTGFDFNGSSQSFNVLASYLFGKNTRSEQMEMTTPVFTRKEEVRGETMDMTTPVITKKSADENKWKMSFVMPSKYGPDLPQAKDPSVTIKEVPRKIVAVAAFPGLVTDDDISQRESRLRKSLQKDTQYQLKEDSVVEIAQA; encoded by the exons ATGGCGTTCCCCTGCTTGCCCGCCGTGcggccgccgccgcgcgccgtccgAGCCCGAGGCGAGCGGCCCCGCGGCCGGCGGCCCGCGCTGACGGTCGTGGCCGCCGGAACCCGCACCAGCAGCGGCGCCGACGCCCGCGGGTCGCTGGTGCTGGCGCTCGTCTCGCAGGCCCTCGCCGCCTCACAGCGCCGCGCCGTCGACCTCGTCACCGAGGCCACCAAATACGCTCTCCCTTCCGGCCGCTTCGAGCCACGGACCCTCGAGGAGGCCCTCATGTCCG TTCCTGACCTCGAGACCGTCCCGTTCCGCGTCCTGAAGCGTGAGGAGGAGTACGAGATCAGACAAGTGGAG TCGTACTATGTCGCTGAGACAACGATGCCTGGAAGAACCGGGTTTGATTTCAACGGATCGTCTCAGTCGTTCAACGTGCTGGCGTCTTACTTATTCGGTAAG AACACAAGGTCCGAACAAATGGAAATGACAACCCCTGTTTTTACTCGGAAGGAGGAAGTTCGCGGTGAAACGATGGACATGACCACCCCAGTTATAACAAAGAAG TCAGCTGATGAAAATAAGTGGAAGATGTCTTTTGTGATGCCATCAAAATATGGCCCAGACTTGCCTCAGGCAAAAGACCCATCTGTGACTATCAAGGAGGTGCCCAGAAAAATTGTAGCGGTTGCGGCCTTTCCAG GTTTGGTTACAGATGATGACATAAGCCAGAGGGAATCCAGGTTGCGGAAATCTCTCCAGAAAGATACCCAGTATCAACTGAAAGAGGATTCAGTGGTGGAAATTGCACAG GCGTAA